Proteins found in one Salvia splendens isolate huo1 chromosome 10, SspV2, whole genome shotgun sequence genomic segment:
- the LOC121752557 gene encoding exopolygalacturonase-like, whose translation MASNWLSQSIVTFFLLSIWGFHHVHCQDNIFTVSQFGAIPDAQTDNKQAFLNAWKNACATDGGTISIPTGNYLISDAEFLGPCIGQTNFVLNGILNAPIVPTPKLDYWVMFRNVDSLSISGTGTLNGNGDSYWKSKQSTIITSLKLQRVNNVTVSDINSMDSKKFHLVVHNCNGVTITNIRATAHAESPNTDGIHLATSNDIRIYDSNFATGDDCISIGDGVTNMNVSGVNCGPGHGISIGSLGLYPGEKEVRSIRVTNCNLTNTDNGLRIKTFGASPPGLVSDVHFEDIMVNNVLNPIIIDQHYCPSGKCAGGESRVSIKDVSFINVRGTSGTPVGVKFDCSKSLPCKAIELTGVSLTFKGNSTTAFCSSAHVKFLGSANQIPSSC comes from the exons ATGGCTTCAAACTGGTTGTCTCAAAGCATTGTTACTTTCTTTCTTCTATCCATTTGGGGCTTTCATCATGTTCATTGTCAAGACAACATATTCACAGTTTCCCAATTTGGTGCCATTCCTGATGCCCAAACAGATAACAAACAG GCTTTTTTAAATGCATGGAAAAATGCTTGCGCGACTGATGGAGGCACAATTAGTATTCCAACAGGAAATTATCTAATAAGTGATGCTGAATTCTTAGGGCCATGCATTGGCCAAACCAATTTTGTACTAAATGGAATCCTAAATGCTCCTATTGTTCCTACTCCCAAACTTGATTATTGGGTCATGTTTCGCAATGTCGATAGCCTTTCCATATCTGGCACAGGCACCTTAAATGGAAATGGAGACTCATATTGGAAATCCAAACAATCCACCATTATAACG tCACTGAAGCTACAACGTGTGAACAATGTGACAGTGAGCGACATAAATTCCATGGACAGCAAAAAATTCCACTTGGTGGTCCACAATTGCAATGGCGTAACCATCACCAACATCCGCGCCACCGCTCATGCCGAGAGCCCCAACACCGACGGCATCCACCTGGCAACCTCGAACGACATCAGAATCTATGATTCAAACTTCGCCACGGGCGACGATTGCATCTCCATAGGAGACGGAGTGACCAACATGAATGTGAGTGGGGTGAACTGTGGGCCGGGCCACGGCATCAGCATCGGGAGCCTCGGGTTGTATCCCGGGGAGAAGGAAGTCCGGTCAATTCGGGTCACCAATTGCAATTTGACCAACACCGATAACGGGCTGAGGATCAAGACATTTGGGGCTTCTCCACCGGGCCTTGTTTCGGATGTCCATTTTGAGGACATAATGGTGAATAATGTGCTAAATCCGATAATCATAGATCAGCATTATTGTCCAAGCGGGAAATGTGCGGGTGGTGAATCCAGAGTTTCTATAAAAGATGTGAGTTTCATCAACGTTCGTGGCACCTCGGGTACACCCGTTGGGGTGAAGTTTGACTGCAGCAAATCGCTGCCTTGCAAAGCCATTGAACTGACGGGAGTTAGCTTGACTTTCAAAGGAAACTCAACCACTGCATTTTGCTCCTCAGCTCATGTCAAATTTCTTGGATCGGCTAACCAAATTCCTTCGAGTTGTTGA